From a region of the Thermomonas sp. HDW16 genome:
- the glnA gene encoding type I glutamate--ammonia ligase — MSFENVEKLIRDHKVEFVDLRFTDMRGVQHHVTFPKSIVDASLFEDGKMFDGSSISGWKGINESDMVLLPDASTAVIDPFTADPTLILTCDILDPATMQAYSRDPRGIAKRAEAYLKAAGIADTAFFGPEPEFFIFDSVRFANEMGHTFFHVDSEEAHWNSGREYEGGNTGYRPMVKGGYFPVAPLDSLHDIRAEMCKTLEQVGIEVEVHHHEVANAGQCEIGTKFNTLVQKADELLTMKYIIKNVAHRNGKTATFMPKPIVGDNGSGMHVHMSLAKGGVNLFSGDGYGGLSQMALWYIGGIFKHARAINAFTNSGTNSYKRLVPGFEAPVMLAYSARNRSASCRIPYVANPKARRIEMRFPDPIQSGYLTFAALMMAGLDGIKNQIDPGAPSDKDLYDLPPEEEKGIPTVCHSLDQALEALDKDRDFLKAGGVFTDDFIDGYIALKMKEVTAFRAATHPLEYQMYYTV, encoded by the coding sequence ATGTCGTTCGAAAATGTCGAAAAGCTGATCCGTGACCACAAGGTCGAATTCGTCGACCTGCGTTTCACCGACATGCGTGGCGTGCAGCACCACGTGACCTTCCCCAAGTCGATCGTCGACGCCAGCCTGTTCGAGGACGGCAAGATGTTCGACGGCAGCTCGATCAGCGGCTGGAAGGGCATCAACGAATCCGACATGGTGCTGCTGCCGGATGCGTCGACCGCGGTGATCGACCCGTTCACCGCCGATCCCACCCTGATCCTGACCTGCGACATCCTGGACCCGGCGACCATGCAGGCCTACTCGCGCGATCCGCGCGGCATCGCCAAGCGCGCCGAGGCCTACCTGAAGGCGGCCGGCATCGCCGACACCGCGTTCTTCGGCCCGGAACCGGAATTCTTCATCTTCGATTCCGTGCGCTTCGCCAATGAAATGGGCCACACCTTCTTCCACGTCGATTCGGAAGAAGCGCACTGGAACTCCGGCCGCGAATACGAAGGCGGCAACACCGGCTACCGGCCGATGGTGAAGGGCGGCTACTTCCCGGTCGCGCCGCTGGATTCGCTGCACGACATCCGCGCCGAGATGTGCAAGACGCTGGAACAGGTCGGCATCGAGGTCGAAGTGCACCACCACGAAGTGGCGAACGCCGGCCAGTGCGAGATCGGCACCAAGTTCAACACCCTGGTGCAGAAGGCCGACGAACTGCTGACGATGAAGTACATCATCAAGAACGTCGCCCATCGCAACGGCAAGACCGCGACCTTCATGCCGAAGCCGATCGTCGGCGACAACGGCAGCGGCATGCACGTGCACATGTCGCTGGCCAAGGGCGGCGTCAACCTATTCTCCGGCGATGGCTACGGCGGCCTGTCGCAGATGGCGCTGTGGTACATCGGCGGCATCTTCAAGCATGCGCGCGCGATCAACGCGTTCACCAACTCCGGCACCAACAGCTACAAGCGCCTGGTGCCGGGCTTCGAGGCGCCGGTGATGCTGGCCTACTCGGCGCGCAACCGTTCGGCGTCCTGCCGCATTCCGTACGTGGCCAACCCGAAGGCGCGCCGCATCGAAATGCGCTTCCCCGACCCGATCCAGTCGGGCTACCTGACCTTCGCCGCGCTGATGATGGCCGGCCTTGACGGCATCAAGAACCAGATCGACCCGGGCGCGCCCAGCGACAAGGATCTGTACGACCTGCCGCCGGAAGAAGAGAAGGGCATTCCCACCGTCTGCCACTCGCTCGACCAGGCGCTGGAAGCCCTCGACAAGGATCGCGACTTCCTCAAGGCCGGCGGCGTGTTCACCGACGACTTCATCGATGGCTACATCGCGCTGAAGATGAAGGAAGTCACCGCGTTCCGCGCGGCCACGCACCCGCTGGAATACCAGATGTACTACACCGTCTGA
- a CDS encoding undecaprenyl-diphosphate phosphatase codes for MNDLLAALLLGIIEGITEFLPISSTGHLLIAERWLGHRSDLFNIAIQAGAILAVVLIYWKRLWGMLTAFFGHDAPAPYDPLGVTASPAQSRDYAFKLLVAFGVTAVGGLLVKKLGWELPDTVRPIAWALIIGAFWMVIAEQLAAKRAAREGERSAISWTTAILVGIAQVVAGVFPGTSRSAATIFVALLAGTTSRAAATEFAFVVGIPTMFAATGYELLSMLKDGGIGNEDWTALSVAFVASAVTAFVAVKWLLRYIQSHRFTAFAVYRVLLGIALLWWLPVGG; via the coding sequence ATGAACGACCTGCTCGCCGCGCTGCTGCTTGGCATCATCGAAGGCATCACCGAATTCCTGCCGATTTCCAGCACCGGGCACCTGCTGATCGCCGAACGCTGGCTGGGCCATCGCAGCGACCTGTTCAACATCGCCATCCAGGCCGGCGCGATCCTGGCCGTGGTGCTGATCTACTGGAAGCGGCTGTGGGGCATGCTGACCGCCTTCTTCGGCCATGACGCGCCCGCGCCCTACGATCCGCTGGGCGTGACCGCCAGCCCGGCGCAATCGCGCGATTACGCCTTCAAGTTGCTGGTCGCCTTCGGGGTGACCGCGGTCGGCGGACTGCTGGTGAAGAAGCTGGGCTGGGAATTGCCGGACACGGTGCGGCCGATCGCCTGGGCGCTGATCATCGGCGCGTTCTGGATGGTGATCGCCGAGCAACTGGCGGCCAAGCGCGCCGCGCGTGAAGGCGAACGCAGCGCCATCTCGTGGACGACGGCGATCCTGGTCGGCATCGCCCAAGTCGTTGCCGGCGTATTCCCGGGTACCTCGCGCTCGGCCGCGACCATCTTCGTCGCCCTGCTCGCCGGCACCACCAGCCGCGCCGCGGCAACCGAATTCGCCTTCGTGGTCGGCATCCCCACCATGTTCGCGGCCACTGGCTACGAATTGCTGTCGATGCTCAAGGATGGCGGCATCGGCAACGAGGACTGGACGGCACTGAGCGTCGCGTTCGTCGCCTCTGCGGTGACCGCCTTCGTCGCGGTGAAATGGCTGCTGCGCTACATCCAGAGCCATCGCTTCACCGCGTTCGCGGTCTATCGCGTCCTGCTCGGCATCGCCTTGCTGTGGTGGCTGCCGGTCGGCGGATAA
- a CDS encoding DUF4377 domain-containing protein, with the protein MNRLLLPLLAAALLAGCPNAETNKPIPAAATATPAPTASGLAAQLARYHWYLQGATDAKGKRIDALFAREDKPLQLDFTNGRIGIGNSCNHIGGSFSVTAEGIEIGSLMSTQMACANPKLMALDAEASRRLEGSLALLLAESEPPQLRISNRAGDTLSFRAEPTADTRFGGPGERVFLEVAAQTQRCHHPLIPDMQCLQVREIHYDAKGLKAGTPGPFQHFYDAIEGYTHEPGVRNVLRVNRYAIKNPPMDASNTAWVLDMVVESEASAK; encoded by the coding sequence ATGAACCGCCTGTTGCTGCCGTTGCTCGCCGCCGCCTTGCTGGCCGGTTGCCCGAATGCGGAAACCAACAAACCCATCCCCGCGGCAGCCACGGCCACGCCCGCTCCTACTGCGTCCGGCCTGGCGGCCCAGTTGGCGCGTTACCACTGGTACCTGCAGGGCGCGACCGACGCGAAGGGCAAGCGCATCGATGCGTTGTTCGCGCGCGAAGACAAGCCGCTGCAACTGGATTTCACCAACGGGCGCATCGGCATCGGCAACAGCTGCAACCACATCGGCGGCAGCTTCAGCGTGACCGCGGAGGGCATCGAGATCGGCAGCCTGATGTCGACCCAAATGGCTTGCGCCAACCCGAAGCTGATGGCGCTGGACGCGGAAGCATCCCGACGGCTCGAAGGCTCGCTGGCCTTGCTGCTGGCCGAAAGCGAGCCGCCGCAGCTGCGCATCAGCAACCGCGCGGGCGACACGCTGTCCTTCCGCGCCGAACCCACCGCCGACACCCGCTTTGGCGGCCCGGGCGAGCGCGTGTTCCTGGAAGTCGCGGCACAAACCCAACGCTGCCACCACCCGCTGATCCCGGACATGCAGTGCCTGCAGGTACGCGAGATCCACTACGACGCCAAGGGGCTGAAGGCCGGTACGCCGGGGCCTTTCCAGCACTTCTACGATGCGATCGAGGGTTATACCCACGAACCCGGCGTTCGCAACGTACTGCGAGTGAACCGCTACGCCATCAAGAACCCGCCGATGGACGCGTCGAATACGGCCTGGGTGCTGGACATGGTGGTGGAGTCCGAAGCTTCGGCGAAGTGA
- a CDS encoding YbhB/YbcL family Raf kinase inhibitor-like protein: protein MRIHSDSFENGKPIPSEFALGAPGGFGGNRNPQLAWSDAPAGTKSFALLCIDTDAPTDGALVANADVPIPVDHPRGDFVHWVVVNMPVDMTEIAAGSCSSGVTKGGKGPCQGEGARQGLNDYTGWFAGNAEMGGQYFGYDGPYPPPHDLRTHRYFFRVFALDVASLELPKAFTAGDVLRAMQGHVLAEASTYGTYSISG, encoded by the coding sequence ATGCGCATCCACAGCGACAGCTTCGAAAACGGCAAGCCGATCCCGTCCGAGTTCGCGCTGGGCGCGCCCGGCGGCTTCGGCGGCAATCGCAATCCGCAGCTGGCCTGGAGCGATGCGCCAGCCGGCACGAAATCGTTCGCCCTGCTGTGCATCGACACCGATGCGCCGACCGATGGCGCATTGGTTGCCAATGCCGACGTGCCGATCCCGGTCGATCATCCGCGCGGCGATTTCGTGCACTGGGTGGTGGTGAACATGCCCGTCGACATGACGGAGATTGCGGCCGGCAGTTGCAGCAGCGGCGTGACCAAGGGCGGCAAGGGTCCGTGCCAGGGCGAGGGCGCACGCCAGGGCCTCAACGACTACACCGGCTGGTTCGCCGGCAATGCGGAGATGGGTGGTCAGTACTTCGGCTACGACGGCCCGTATCCGCCGCCGCACGACCTGCGCACGCATCGCTATTTCTTTCGCGTGTTCGCGCTGGATGTCGCCAGCCTCGAATTGCCGAAGGCATTCACGGCCGGCGACGTGCTCCGGGCCATGCAGGGCCATGTGCTGGCCGAGGCCAGCACCTACGGCACCTACAGCATCAGCGGCTGA
- a CDS encoding alpha/beta fold hydrolase, with the protein MSQLRSEFMPPRWLRSPHLQSVLSSSPLRAIRARRRLHGLGATHEAVVLEVGRGVRLQGVHSLRPDIEPKGLVVLLHGWEGSVDSNYMRLTAARLLDAGFAVFRLNFRDHGDSHHLNEGIFHSNRIDEIVDAVRAIATRWPDQPLFAAGYSLGGNFALRLALRARSHGLPLQRVVAVCPLLDPARTMDAMENGLPLYMRYFERKWRRSLARKRALFPGTHSFADDVLHLRMRALTEWMVLRHTDFATLDQYFEGYSVAGERLRDLPIPVDILMAADDPVIPLREFEEVAGFPNVQVELAAHGGHCGFIENAKLDGYAERWVTTRLSSVV; encoded by the coding sequence ATGAGCCAGCTGCGCAGCGAGTTCATGCCGCCGCGCTGGCTGCGCAGCCCGCACCTGCAGTCGGTGTTGTCCTCCAGCCCGCTGCGTGCGATTCGCGCGCGCCGGCGCCTGCATGGACTGGGCGCGACGCACGAAGCGGTGGTGCTCGAGGTCGGCCGCGGCGTGCGCCTGCAGGGCGTGCATAGCCTCAGGCCCGACATCGAACCGAAAGGATTGGTCGTATTGCTGCACGGCTGGGAAGGCAGCGTCGATTCCAATTACATGCGGCTGACCGCCGCGCGCCTGCTGGATGCCGGTTTCGCCGTATTCCGGCTGAATTTCCGCGACCACGGCGACAGCCACCATCTCAACGAAGGCATCTTCCATTCCAACCGGATCGACGAGATCGTCGATGCGGTACGCGCGATCGCCACGCGCTGGCCGGACCAGCCGTTGTTCGCAGCCGGCTATTCGCTGGGCGGCAACTTCGCCCTGCGCCTGGCGTTGCGCGCGCGCAGCCACGGCCTGCCACTGCAGCGCGTGGTCGCGGTCTGCCCGTTGCTGGACCCGGCGCGGACGATGGACGCGATGGAAAACGGATTGCCGCTGTACATGCGCTATTTCGAGCGCAAGTGGCGGCGTTCGCTGGCGCGCAAGCGGGCGCTGTTTCCCGGCACGCACTCCTTTGCCGACGACGTGCTGCACCTGCGCATGCGCGCGTTGACCGAATGGATGGTGCTGCGACATACCGATTTCGCCACCCTCGATCAGTATTTCGAAGGCTATTCCGTCGCCGGCGAACGCCTGCGCGACCTGCCGATCCCGGTCGATATCCTGATGGCCGCCGATGATCCGGTGATCCCGCTGCGCGAGTTCGAAGAGGTTGCAGGATTTCCCAACGTGCAGGTCGAGCTGGCCGCGCACGGCGGCCACTGCGGCTTCATCGAGAACGCAAAACTGGATGGGTATGCGGAGCGTTGGGTGACCACGCGATTGAGCTCAGTGGTCTAG